The following coding sequences lie in one Capnocytophaga stomatis genomic window:
- the rmuC gene encoding DNA recombination protein RmuC translates to MFVYLVISVICLGIGFFLGNYINKIKTENLISSNKSREELQKRSLEELQQLLAAEKQEKEVFRDQKDELNLLLTKNESEKEFLLTKLKEKAKETELLQEKFSKEFENLANRILEEKSSKFTEQNKENLKNILSPLQEKIKDFEQKVEHSQKENISIHSALKQQLIDLQNQNLRITKEAENLTKALKGDSKIQGNWGELVLEKVLEKSNLEKGREYTVQESFVREDGSRVIPDVIIHLPDGKKMIIDSKVSLTDYERFVNAEEEEKPIFLKQHINSIKRHIDQLSSKKYEDLCTNSPDFVLMFIPIEPAFAIALQSDDSLYTKAFAQNIVIVTPTTLLATLRTIDSMWTNQKQQENAYEISRQAGALYDKFEGFIADLIKIGKKMDEAKSEYGNAMNKLVEGKGNIVRSIEKLKIMGVKSKKSLPEAILKRAMPEKEDENEE, encoded by the coding sequence ATGTTTGTGTATCTTGTTATTAGTGTTATTTGCTTAGGGATTGGCTTTTTTTTAGGAAATTACATAAATAAAATTAAAACTGAGAACTTAATTTCATCAAATAAAAGCCGTGAGGAGCTACAAAAACGCTCTTTGGAAGAATTACAGCAACTTTTGGCAGCTGAAAAGCAAGAAAAAGAAGTTTTTAGAGACCAAAAAGATGAATTAAATCTACTTTTGACCAAAAACGAATCGGAAAAAGAGTTTTTATTAACAAAATTGAAAGAAAAAGCCAAGGAAACTGAACTTCTACAAGAAAAATTCTCGAAAGAATTTGAGAATTTGGCAAATAGAATTCTGGAGGAAAAATCGTCCAAATTTACAGAACAGAATAAAGAAAATCTCAAAAACATCTTAAGTCCGTTACAAGAAAAAATTAAGGATTTTGAGCAAAAAGTAGAACACAGCCAGAAAGAAAATATCAGCATACATTCTGCTCTAAAACAGCAACTTATCGACCTACAAAATCAAAATTTACGCATCACCAAAGAAGCCGAAAACTTGACAAAAGCCCTCAAAGGCGACAGCAAAATACAAGGAAATTGGGGAGAATTGGTTCTGGAAAAAGTTCTGGAAAAATCAAATTTGGAGAAAGGAAGGGAATACACCGTTCAGGAATCATTCGTGCGAGAGGACGGCTCAAGGGTCATTCCCGACGTGATAATTCATTTGCCTGACGGAAAAAAAATGATTATCGATTCAAAAGTTTCTTTAACTGATTATGAGCGTTTTGTAAATGCCGAAGAAGAGGAAAAACCCATCTTCCTAAAGCAACATATCAATTCAATTAAAAGACATATTGACCAGCTTTCGAGCAAAAAATATGAAGATTTATGTACCAACAGCCCCGATTTTGTATTGATGTTTATTCCTATAGAACCCGCTTTTGCCATCGCACTGCAAAGTGATGATTCACTGTACACAAAAGCCTTCGCTCAAAATATTGTTATTGTAACTCCAACCACTTTATTGGCAACACTTCGCACAATCGATTCGATGTGGACAAATCAAAAACAGCAGGAAAATGCGTATGAAATTTCACGCCAAGCAGGAGCTTTGTACGATAAATTTGAAGGTTTCATCGCTGATTTGATTAAAATAGGTAAAAAAATGGACGAAGCAAAGTCAGAATATGGCAATGCAATGAATAAGTTAGTTGAAGGAAAAGGAAATATTGTCAGAAGTATCGAAAAATTGAAAATAATGGGCGTGAAATCAAAAAAATCGCTCCCCGAAGCCATCCTAAAAAGAGCAATGCCTGAAAAAGAGGACGAAAATGAAGAATAA
- a CDS encoding DUF4197 domain-containing protein, with the protein MRKTVFPLLLLASLTLNSCGELQQVINSTYSNTGFNVADGLKQALEFGVSNGVDILSKDGGYFKDQAVRILLPDELKKVDSALRSIGLGSLADEGLKILNKAAENAVNEAKPIFISAIKNMTFDDAMAILKGDSQAATTYLKNNTFSALQAAFAPKIQASLSQVGADKIWSDIINQYNQIPFVKKVEPNLTSYVTTQAINGLFVKVGDKEKEIRTNISARTTSLLKSVFTLQD; encoded by the coding sequence ATGAGAAAAACTGTTTTTCCGTTACTTTTGTTAGCATCATTAACATTGAATAGTTGTGGTGAATTGCAACAAGTTATTAATTCAACTTATTCAAATACAGGGTTTAATGTAGCAGATGGATTAAAACAAGCCTTAGAATTTGGTGTGTCAAACGGAGTGGACATCCTCAGCAAAGATGGAGGATATTTTAAAGACCAAGCCGTTCGGATTTTACTCCCCGATGAGTTGAAAAAAGTGGATTCTGCTCTTCGAAGTATCGGATTAGGGTCGCTGGCTGACGAAGGTTTAAAAATACTAAACAAAGCTGCTGAAAATGCTGTAAATGAGGCAAAACCGATTTTTATTTCAGCCATAAAAAATATGACGTTTGATGATGCAATGGCGATTTTGAAAGGTGATTCGCAAGCTGCAACAACATACCTGAAAAACAATACGTTTTCCGCTTTGCAGGCTGCTTTTGCTCCCAAAATACAAGCTTCACTTAGCCAAGTAGGTGCTGATAAAATTTGGAGTGATATTATCAATCAATACAATCAAATTCCGTTTGTGAAAAAGGTAGAACCTAACTTAACTTCATATGTTACAACGCAGGCTATCAACGGATTATTTGTAAAAGTGGGAGATAAGGAAAAGGAAATCAGAACTAACATATCAGCAAGAACAACATCTTTATTAAAGTCTGTTTTTACTCTGCAAGATTAA
- a CDS encoding DUF3822 family protein, with translation MVTGLRHTMQRQQENNIFRTYFKELSIQINLDGLSFCVFNPVLNYVESIYNFPINFNYKNRQEIEREIHTILDSEEDLRQDFNNIKVFHNTPIFTFIPQALFMGKKEAIEYLKYSIDVSSLKENFVDYDRIIPIETVNVFVPDIFINNILIEYYGTFEYQHFASSLLRMLLKHYASHAYEIMYVYAEQSSFYFVVFRDKKLYYFNRFEYQTMDDFLYFILFSVEQLNINTERVPLYFIGDMNINSLMSDRIKKYIKYIYLMKHNKNYYSEGMDEGLIHKNFVLTQSF, from the coding sequence ATGGTAACTGGCCTACGTCATACGATGCAAAGACAGCAAGAAAATAATATATTTAGAACTTATTTCAAGGAATTGTCCATTCAAATTAACTTGGATGGACTTTCTTTTTGTGTCTTCAATCCTGTGTTAAATTACGTTGAATCTATCTATAATTTCCCAATAAATTTCAACTACAAAAATAGGCAGGAAATTGAACGGGAGATTCATACCATATTGGATTCTGAGGAGGATTTACGTCAGGACTTCAATAATATAAAAGTGTTTCATAACACGCCAATATTTACTTTCATTCCGCAGGCTCTTTTTATGGGCAAGAAAGAAGCAATAGAATATTTGAAATACAGTATTGATGTTTCTTCGCTAAAAGAAAATTTTGTTGATTACGACAGAATTATTCCCATTGAAACGGTAAACGTTTTTGTTCCGGATATTTTTATAAATAATATTTTAATTGAGTATTACGGAACATTTGAATATCAGCATTTTGCCTCTTCATTACTACGGATGCTTCTGAAACATTACGCTTCACACGCTTACGAAATTATGTATGTGTATGCGGAGCAAAGTTCGTTTTACTTTGTAGTTTTCAGAGATAAAAAACTGTATTATTTCAATCGATTTGAATATCAAACGATGGACGATTTTCTCTATTTTATTCTTTTTTCGGTTGAGCAGCTGAACATAAATACGGAAAGAGTGCCGTTGTACTTCATAGGAGATATGAACATAAATTCCTTAATGAGTGACCGAATTAAGAAGTATATAAAGTATATTTACCTGATGAAGCACAACAAAAACTATTACTCTGAAGGAATGGACGAGGGCTTAATTCACAAAAATTTTGTACTTACACAATCTTTTTAA